Proteins co-encoded in one Mycobacterium mantenii genomic window:
- a CDS encoding pyruvate carboxylase, protein MFGKVLVANRGEIAIRAFRAAYELELATVAVYPYEDRNSVHRLKADESYQIGEEGHPVRAYLSVDDIVATARACGADAIYPGYGFLSENPDLAAACAAAGITFVGPSAEVLELTGNKSRAVAAARAAGLPVLASSAPSTSVDELLAAAESMTFPLFVKAVAGGGGRGMRRVADAASLAEAIEAASREAESAFGDASVFLEQAVINPRHIEVQILADTQGNVMHLYERDCSVQRRHQKVVEIAPAPNLDPELRQRICTDAVAFARSIDYTCAGTVEFLLDERGNHVFIEMNPRIQVEHTVTEEITDVDLVSAQLRIAGGQSLEDIGLSQDSIVPHGAALQCRITTEDPANGFRPDTGRITAYRTPGGAGIRLDGGTTLGADISAHFDSMLIKLTCRGRDFATAVRRARRAVAEFRIRGVSTNIPFLQAVLDDPDFQAGRVTTSFIEERPQLLTARSSADRGTKILNYLADVTVNKPHGERPSAVYPHDKLPDIDLSSAPPAGSKQRLTGLGPERFAAWLRESRGVAVTDTTFRDAHQSLLATRVRTSGLIEVAPHIARTTPQLLSIECWGGATYDVALRFLKEDPWERLATLREALPNICLQMLLRGRNTVGYTPYPETVTTAFVEEATATGIDIFRIFDALNNVDSMRPAIDAVRDTGAAVAEVAMSYTGDLSDPAEKLYTLDYYLKLAEQIVEAGAHVLAIKDMAGLLRAPAAATLVSALKSRFDLPVHVHTHDTPGGQLASYVAAWHAGADAVDGAAAPLAGTTSQPALSSIVAAAANTTYDTGLSLPAVCDLEPYWEALRKVYAPFESGLPAPTGRVYHHEIPGGQLSNLRQQAIALGLGDRFEDIENAYAGADAILGHLVKVTPSSKVVGDLALALVGAGVSAQEFADDPARYDIPDSVIGFLRGELGDPPGGWPEPLRTRALEGRGPAKPEQALSADDEKTLSIPGADRQAALNRLLFPGPTKELEEHRETYGDTSGLSANQFFYGLRQGDEHRVELERGVELLIGLEAISDADERGMRTVMCILNGQLRPVVVRDRSIASDVPAAEKADRANPDHIAAPFAGVVTVTADVGEEVEAGQTIATIEAMKMEAAVTTPKAGKVARIAVSQTAQVEGGDLLVVID, encoded by the coding sequence ATGTTCGGGAAAGTACTGGTCGCCAATCGCGGGGAGATCGCGATCCGCGCGTTTCGCGCGGCCTACGAGCTGGAACTGGCCACTGTTGCGGTCTACCCGTACGAGGACCGCAACTCCGTGCATCGGTTGAAGGCCGACGAGTCCTACCAGATCGGCGAAGAAGGCCACCCGGTCCGCGCGTACCTGTCGGTCGACGACATCGTCGCGACGGCGCGGGCTTGCGGGGCGGACGCGATTTACCCCGGCTATGGATTCCTGTCGGAAAATCCGGACCTGGCGGCGGCGTGCGCCGCGGCGGGCATCACCTTCGTCGGCCCGAGTGCGGAGGTGCTCGAACTCACGGGCAACAAGTCGCGGGCGGTCGCGGCGGCGCGGGCAGCGGGTCTTCCGGTGCTGGCTTCCTCGGCGCCCTCGACGTCGGTGGACGAACTGCTGGCGGCCGCCGAATCGATGACGTTCCCACTGTTTGTCAAGGCGGTCGCCGGTGGCGGCGGACGCGGGATGCGCCGGGTGGCCGACGCCGCCTCGCTGGCCGAGGCGATCGAGGCGGCCAGCCGCGAGGCTGAATCCGCGTTCGGGGATGCGTCGGTGTTTCTCGAGCAGGCGGTGATCAATCCCCGGCACATCGAGGTCCAGATCCTGGCCGACACCCAGGGCAACGTGATGCACCTCTACGAGCGGGACTGCAGTGTGCAGCGCCGGCACCAGAAGGTCGTCGAGATCGCACCGGCACCCAACCTGGATCCTGAACTGCGCCAGCGGATCTGCACGGACGCAGTGGCTTTCGCGCGGAGCATCGACTATACGTGTGCGGGCACGGTCGAATTTTTGCTCGATGAGCGTGGCAACCACGTGTTCATCGAGATGAACCCCCGCATCCAGGTGGAGCACACGGTCACCGAGGAGATCACCGACGTCGACCTGGTTTCGGCGCAGCTGCGGATCGCCGGCGGGCAGAGCTTGGAAGACATTGGGTTAAGCCAGGATTCGATCGTCCCGCACGGTGCGGCGTTGCAGTGCCGGATCACCACCGAGGATCCGGCGAACGGCTTCCGCCCGGACACCGGCCGGATCACGGCCTACCGCACCCCGGGTGGCGCGGGAATCCGGCTGGACGGCGGCACGACGCTGGGCGCCGACATCAGCGCACACTTCGACTCGATGCTGATCAAGCTGACCTGTCGGGGCCGCGATTTCGCCACGGCCGTGCGCCGGGCGCGACGCGCGGTCGCGGAATTCCGGATCCGTGGTGTCTCGACGAATATTCCGTTCCTGCAAGCGGTTCTGGATGACCCGGACTTTCAAGCCGGCCGTGTCACAACGTCGTTCATCGAGGAGCGCCCACAGCTGCTCACCGCGCGTAGCTCCGCCGACCGCGGCACCAAGATCCTCAACTACCTGGCCGACGTCACCGTCAACAAGCCGCACGGTGAGCGTCCGTCGGCGGTGTACCCGCACGACAAGCTGCCCGACATCGACCTGTCGAGCGCCCCGCCGGCGGGCTCCAAGCAGCGTCTGACCGGACTCGGTCCGGAGCGATTTGCGGCCTGGCTTCGCGAGTCACGCGGCGTCGCCGTCACGGACACCACGTTCCGCGACGCCCACCAGTCCCTGCTGGCCACGCGGGTCCGCACCAGCGGCCTGATCGAGGTGGCGCCCCACATCGCACGCACCACACCGCAGCTGCTGTCGATCGAATGCTGGGGCGGGGCGACTTACGATGTGGCGCTGCGGTTCCTGAAGGAAGACCCGTGGGAGAGGCTGGCAACGCTGCGCGAGGCGCTGCCCAACATCTGTCTGCAGATGCTGCTGCGCGGACGCAACACCGTGGGCTACACGCCATATCCGGAGACGGTGACGACGGCGTTCGTCGAGGAAGCGACGGCGACGGGCATCGACATCTTCCGGATTTTCGATGCGTTGAACAACGTCGACTCGATGCGACCGGCCATCGACGCCGTGCGGGACACCGGGGCGGCGGTGGCCGAGGTGGCAATGTCCTACACCGGTGATCTCAGCGATCCGGCCGAGAAACTGTACACGCTGGACTATTACCTGAAGCTGGCCGAACAGATCGTCGAAGCCGGCGCACACGTGCTGGCCATCAAGGACATGGCCGGACTGCTGCGCGCACCCGCGGCCGCGACCCTGGTCTCGGCGCTCAAGTCCCGGTTCGACCTGCCGGTCCACGTGCATACCCACGACACCCCGGGCGGGCAACTCGCCAGCTATGTGGCGGCCTGGCACGCCGGAGCCGACGCCGTCGACGGTGCCGCGGCTCCCCTCGCGGGGACCACCAGCCAACCCGCGCTGTCGTCAATCGTGGCCGCGGCGGCCAACACGACTTACGACACCGGGTTGTCGCTGCCGGCGGTATGCGACCTCGAGCCGTACTGGGAGGCGCTTCGAAAGGTGTACGCGCCCTTCGAGTCCGGACTCCCCGCGCCGACCGGACGCGTCTATCACCACGAGATCCCCGGCGGCCAGCTGTCGAACCTGCGCCAGCAGGCCATCGCGCTGGGACTCGGCGACCGGTTCGAGGACATCGAAAACGCCTACGCCGGGGCAGACGCCATCCTCGGGCATCTCGTCAAGGTCACGCCGTCCAGCAAGGTGGTCGGCGACCTGGCGCTGGCGCTGGTGGGCGCGGGCGTCAGCGCGCAAGAATTCGCCGACGACCCCGCACGTTACGACATTCCGGACTCGGTCATTGGCTTCCTGCGCGGCGAACTCGGCGACCCGCCGGGTGGCTGGCCTGAACCGTTGCGCACCAGGGCATTAGAGGGGCGCGGACCGGCGAAGCCGGAACAGGCGCTGTCCGCCGACGACGAAAAGACGCTGAGCATACCGGGCGCCGACCGCCAGGCGGCGCTGAATCGGCTGCTGTTCCCCGGGCCGACAAAAGAACTCGAAGAACACCGTGAGACGTACGGCGACACGTCTGGGCTGAGCGCCAATCAGTTCTTCTACGGGTTGCGTCAAGGGGACGAACATCGCGTCGAGCTGGAGCGTGGTGTGGAGCTGCTGATCGGGCTGGAGGCCATCTCCGATGCCGACGAACGCGGCATGCGCACCGTGATGTGCATCCTCAACGGACAGTTGCGGCCGGTCGTGGTGCGAGACCGCAGCATCGCCTCGGACGTGCCCGCCGCCGAGAAGGCCGATCGCGCCAACCCGGATCACATCGCCGCTCCCTTCGCCGGCGTTGTGACGGTGACCGCCGACGTGGGTGAGGAAGTCGAAGCCGGCCAGACCATCGCGACGATCGAAGCGATGAAGATGGAGGCCGCCGTCACCACCCCCAAGGCCGGCAAGGTCGCGCGAATCGCGGTCTCACAGACCGCGCAGGTGGAGGGCGGCGACCTCTTGGTGGTGATCGACTAG
- a CDS encoding GntR family transcriptional regulator encodes MAAIDISGTVRERAARELRDRILTGALPAGSRVDLDAITEEFATSRTPVREALLELSFEGLVRVAPRSGVTVIGISPEDVLDSFTILGVLTGQAAAWAAARIEAQELEALRELAADVVARSGDDSIGEANWHFHQMIHRAAHSPRLMNQIKQAARVVPSNFLTLFPEHEKHSLDEHQELLDALGDKDAERARTIAERHVLDAGRSLADWLEQRRDG; translated from the coding sequence GTGGCCGCCATCGACATCTCCGGGACCGTCCGGGAGCGCGCCGCCCGGGAGCTGCGCGACCGGATTCTCACCGGCGCCTTGCCCGCCGGATCGCGCGTCGACCTCGATGCCATCACCGAGGAATTCGCCACCAGTCGCACGCCCGTGCGGGAGGCGCTGCTGGAGCTGTCGTTCGAGGGACTGGTCCGAGTCGCCCCGCGCAGCGGTGTGACGGTGATCGGCATCAGCCCCGAAGACGTCCTGGACAGCTTCACCATTCTCGGGGTGCTGACCGGGCAAGCAGCGGCGTGGGCCGCCGCGCGGATCGAGGCGCAAGAGCTCGAGGCGTTGCGCGAGCTCGCGGCCGACGTCGTCGCCCGGTCCGGCGACGACAGCATCGGCGAGGCCAACTGGCACTTCCATCAGATGATTCACCGTGCCGCGCACTCGCCCCGGCTGATGAATCAGATCAAGCAGGCCGCCCGGGTTGTGCCGAGCAATTTCCTCACCTTGTTCCCCGAGCACGAGAAGCACTCACTGGACGAACACCAAGAGCTGTTGGACGCCCTCGGCGATAAGGATGCCGAGCGCGCGCGCACGATCGCCGAACGACACGTGCTGGATGCCGGGCGCTCGCTGGCCGACTGGCTGGAGCAGCGCCGCGACGGTTAG
- a CDS encoding HpcH/HpaI aldolase/citrate lyase family protein yields MTDLLRRSELAVPASNDNMFEKGARCGADLVFLDLEDAVPPAYKEESRAKAIAALNDIDWGRTARAIRINGLDTQWCHDDVVEVVSKAGQNLDTIIIPKARRARDVWWVDVLLTQLEAKLGLGKPIRLEVLIEEVEGLANAEEIAAASPRLDALIFGVGDFSLSQGARVDTNFVPLGEYPGEFWAYARNKVIVAARIAGIDAIDAPYPDYRDLSGYERDARRASLLGYTGKWAIHPGQVPVANEVYAPTVDEIARAEANVAAYREAEAKGRGAVGVNGVLVDAAHVKQAEQTLARAALIKSRRA; encoded by the coding sequence ATGACCGATCTGCTGCGTCGATCCGAACTCGCGGTACCCGCGAGCAATGACAACATGTTCGAGAAGGGCGCCCGGTGCGGCGCCGATCTGGTGTTCCTCGATCTCGAGGACGCGGTGCCGCCGGCCTACAAGGAAGAGTCGCGCGCCAAGGCGATCGCCGCGCTCAACGACATCGACTGGGGCCGCACCGCGCGGGCGATCCGTATCAACGGCCTGGACACCCAATGGTGCCACGACGACGTCGTCGAAGTGGTGAGCAAGGCCGGCCAGAACCTCGACACGATCATCATTCCGAAAGCCCGCCGGGCGCGCGACGTCTGGTGGGTGGACGTGCTGCTCACCCAGCTGGAGGCGAAACTCGGCCTGGGCAAACCCATTCGGCTCGAGGTCCTCATCGAAGAGGTGGAAGGCCTGGCCAACGCCGAAGAGATCGCCGCGGCGAGCCCGCGCCTGGACGCCCTGATCTTCGGGGTGGGCGACTTCTCGCTATCCCAGGGGGCCCGGGTGGACACCAACTTCGTCCCACTCGGCGAATATCCGGGTGAATTCTGGGCTTACGCGCGCAACAAGGTGATCGTGGCCGCACGCATCGCCGGCATCGACGCGATCGATGCGCCGTATCCCGACTACCGGGACCTGTCGGGGTACGAGCGCGACGCGCGGCGGGCGTCGCTACTGGGCTACACCGGCAAGTGGGCCATTCACCCCGGCCAGGTGCCCGTCGCCAACGAGGTCTATGCACCGACCGTCGACGAAATCGCCCGGGCCGAAGCCAATGTCGCCGCGTATCGGGAGGCCGAGGCCAAGGGCCGCGGCGCCGTCGGGGTGAATGGCGTCCTGGTGGACGCGGCCCACGTGAAGCAGGCGGAACAGACGCTCGCGCGCGCCGCCCTGATCAAGAGCCGCCGCGCTTGA
- a CDS encoding bifunctional 2-methylcitrate synthase/citrate synthase: MSTVEDNQPRIYKGLAGVVVDTTAISKVVPETNSLTYRGYPVQDLAVKCTFEQVAYLLWQGDLPDEQQLALFTQRERAARRLNRAQLSLLSKLPETCHPMDVVRTFISSMGAEDPEEDDDSPAANHAKALRMFAVLPTVVAADMRRRRGLDPIAPHSHMNYAQNFLHMCFGDVPEQVVVDAFEQSMVLYAEHSFNASTFAARVVTSTGSDMYSAVTAAIGALKGPLHGGANEAVMHDMIEIGTADKAAEWLRGKITRKEKIMGFGHRVYKNGDSRVPTMKEALKRVAAVRNGQKWLDIYEVLEQGMAEANGIKPNLDFPTGPAYHLMGFDIGMFTPIFVMSRITGWTAHIIEQTASNALIRPLSEYVGPPQRTLS; the protein is encoded by the coding sequence ATGAGCACCGTCGAGGACAACCAACCCCGCATCTACAAGGGCCTGGCTGGTGTCGTCGTCGACACCACCGCCATCTCCAAGGTGGTCCCAGAGACCAACTCCCTGACTTACCGCGGATACCCGGTCCAGGACCTGGCGGTGAAGTGCACCTTCGAACAGGTCGCCTACTTGCTCTGGCAGGGCGACCTTCCCGACGAACAACAGCTCGCGCTGTTCACCCAGCGGGAGCGGGCGGCCCGCCGGCTGAACCGAGCCCAGCTGTCGCTGTTGTCCAAGCTGCCCGAGACCTGCCACCCGATGGACGTGGTGCGCACCTTCATCAGCTCCATGGGTGCCGAGGACCCGGAGGAGGACGACGACAGCCCAGCGGCGAATCACGCCAAGGCGCTGCGGATGTTCGCGGTGCTGCCCACGGTCGTCGCCGCCGACATGCGCCGTCGGCGCGGCCTGGACCCCATCGCCCCGCACAGCCACATGAACTACGCGCAGAATTTCCTGCACATGTGCTTCGGCGACGTCCCCGAGCAGGTGGTCGTAGACGCCTTCGAACAGTCGATGGTCCTCTATGCCGAGCACAGCTTCAACGCCTCGACCTTCGCCGCGCGGGTGGTCACCTCCACCGGGTCCGACATGTACAGCGCGGTCACGGCCGCCATCGGTGCGCTCAAGGGTCCGCTGCACGGCGGTGCCAACGAGGCCGTCATGCACGACATGATCGAGATCGGCACCGCGGACAAGGCGGCGGAATGGTTGCGAGGCAAGATCACTCGAAAAGAGAAGATCATGGGCTTCGGCCATCGGGTCTACAAGAACGGCGACTCCCGAGTGCCGACCATGAAGGAAGCGCTCAAGCGCGTCGCGGCCGTCCGTAACGGTCAGAAGTGGCTTGACATCTACGAAGTCTTGGAACAGGGGATGGCCGAGGCCAACGGAATCAAGCCGAATCTGGACTTCCCGACCGGGCCGGCCTACCACCTGATGGGCTTCGACATCGGAATGTTCACACCGATATTCGTCATGAGCCGGATCACCGGGTGGACGGCCCACATCATCGAACAGACCGCGTCCAATGCGTTGATCCGCCCGCTGAGCGAGTACGTGGGGCCTCCGCAACGCACGCTATCGTAA
- the prpB gene encoding methylisocitrate lyase — MSALIGGAVSAATKRVQFRAGLESGRLQRFPGAFSPLVAKLIAELEFDGVYVSGAVLSAELGLPDIGLTTLTEVTGRGAQIASVTDLPTLIDADTGFGEPMNAARTVTVLEDAGLAGCHLEDQENPKRCGHLDGMAVVPATEMIKRLRAAVAARRDPNFIICARTDAAGIEGVPAAIERAKAYAGAGADLIFTEALHTPSEFERFRAAVDTPLLANMTEFGKSELLSVQQLSDIGYNVVIYPVTALRLAMHAVEVGLRQIADNGTQSGLLDRMQHRSRLYELLRYADYNQFDSDIYNFAVQGVAQ; from the coding sequence ATGAGCGCACTGATCGGGGGCGCCGTGTCCGCGGCGACCAAGCGCGTTCAATTCCGCGCCGGGCTGGAAAGTGGTCGCCTGCAACGATTTCCGGGTGCCTTTTCACCCCTGGTTGCCAAGCTGATCGCCGAGCTCGAATTCGACGGGGTGTATGTGTCCGGGGCGGTGCTGTCGGCCGAACTCGGTCTGCCCGACATCGGCCTGACCACCCTGACCGAAGTCACCGGCCGTGGAGCGCAGATCGCTTCCGTCACCGATCTGCCCACCCTGATCGACGCCGACACCGGATTCGGTGAGCCGATGAACGCCGCGCGCACCGTGACCGTGCTGGAGGACGCCGGCCTGGCCGGCTGTCACCTGGAGGACCAGGAAAACCCCAAGCGGTGCGGGCATCTCGACGGCATGGCCGTGGTGCCGGCCACCGAGATGATCAAACGCCTGCGGGCCGCCGTCGCCGCGCGCAGGGACCCGAACTTCATCATCTGCGCCCGCACCGATGCCGCCGGGATCGAGGGTGTGCCCGCGGCGATCGAGCGCGCAAAGGCCTACGCCGGCGCGGGCGCCGACCTGATTTTCACCGAAGCCCTGCACACGCCGTCCGAATTCGAGCGATTCCGGGCGGCGGTGGACACGCCGTTGCTGGCCAACATGACCGAGTTCGGCAAGTCGGAGCTTCTGAGCGTCCAGCAGCTGTCCGACATCGGCTACAACGTGGTGATCTACCCGGTGACCGCGTTGCGGTTGGCCATGCATGCCGTCGAGGTCGGTCTTCGTCAAATCGCGGACAACGGAACCCAATCCGGTCTTTTAGACCGCATGCAACACCGCAGCCGGCTCTACGAGCTGCTGCGGTACGCCGACTACAACCAATTCGATTCCGACATCTACAACTTCGCCGTCCAAGGAGTCGCGCAATGA
- a CDS encoding LLM class flavin-dependent oxidoreductase, producing MLLTVLRFNFASPQGDSRTQGELLSAALELGQWGESHGIMSISVDEHHATGHGWSCNPIMAAAMFLARTSTLIASVDCALGPLWNPVRLAEDIALVDNMSRGRLHTTVGLGYRPVEYDALGADFGGRGALMDSLLERMLAVWSGGDLENGICTGTWTRPHPPLYVGGGARATARRAARFRLPLRLADHLPDIADYYRELCAEAGLSPFILMPGPINRGMIYLHEEPDRAWAELGDHILWEAVTYGRWSTDQRSLMHLPGVETLDQVKASGRYRFLTPDQLIAEVRDAENYGPLVMHPLVGGMPVDEAWKSVQLLTDNVLPALT from the coding sequence ATGCTGTTAACCGTGCTGCGCTTCAACTTTGCCTCGCCCCAAGGTGATTCACGCACACAGGGCGAGCTCCTGTCCGCGGCCCTCGAGCTGGGGCAGTGGGGGGAGTCCCACGGCATCATGTCCATCAGCGTCGACGAGCATCACGCGACCGGGCACGGGTGGAGCTGCAATCCGATCATGGCCGCGGCGATGTTTTTGGCCCGGACCTCGACGCTGATCGCGAGCGTCGATTGCGCACTGGGGCCATTGTGGAACCCGGTGCGGCTCGCCGAAGACATCGCCCTGGTCGACAATATGAGTCGCGGACGCCTGCACACCACGGTGGGACTGGGGTATCGCCCTGTCGAATACGACGCTCTCGGAGCCGATTTCGGTGGGCGGGGCGCGCTGATGGACAGCCTCCTCGAGCGCATGCTGGCGGTCTGGTCCGGCGGCGACCTAGAGAACGGGATCTGCACCGGGACCTGGACGCGACCGCACCCACCGCTGTATGTCGGTGGCGGCGCGCGCGCCACGGCGCGCCGCGCGGCCCGGTTCCGGCTGCCGCTCCGCCTGGCCGACCACCTGCCCGACATCGCCGATTATTACCGCGAGCTGTGTGCCGAGGCCGGCCTGTCACCGTTCATCCTCATGCCGGGGCCCATCAACCGCGGAATGATCTACCTGCACGAGGAACCGGACCGGGCATGGGCGGAGCTGGGTGACCATATCCTTTGGGAGGCAGTCACTTACGGACGATGGTCAACCGACCAGCGCTCGCTCATGCACCTGCCGGGTGTCGAAACACTCGACCAGGTCAAGGCGTCGGGACGATACCGCTTTCTTACTCCCGATCAGCTGATCGCCGAGGTGCGGGATGCCGAGAACTACGGCCCGCTCGTCATGCATCCCCTGGTCGGCGGCATGCCGGTCGACGAGGCGTGGAAGTCGGTCCAGTTGCTCACCGACAACGTCTTGCCCGCGCTGACCTGA
- a CDS encoding CaiB/BaiF CoA transferase family protein has translation MLDGLRILDLATLAAAPLVATYLGEFGADVIKVEEPRHGDPIRGWGNQRDGVGLMWKSISRNKRSITLDLRCAEGQALVRRLVEHADVAIFNTRPQTLRKWGLDYESLRAVNDRIVMLHITGYGLSGPKSQRPGFGTLGEAMSGFAHITGQAGGPPTLPPFMLADGIASLNAAYAVMMALYHRDVRGGPGQLIDVNLIDPLARLLEQTLMGYDQLGLVPERSGNRWDISAPRNTYRTADDKWLAMSGSSPALALRVFRAIGRNDLLDDADFSDPQRRLARAREVDEVVAEWVANKTLSEAMEVFDAHEVAAAPVYDITDLVADEQLAHREVFISVDDAQLGAMKVQAPVPRFSSASGTVGHLGPGLGEHNAEVYGELLGLTPNDIDDLRARGVL, from the coding sequence ATGCTTGACGGCCTGCGGATACTCGACCTCGCCACCCTCGCCGCCGCCCCGCTGGTGGCGACCTACCTGGGCGAGTTCGGCGCCGACGTCATCAAAGTCGAAGAACCCAGGCATGGCGATCCGATCCGCGGCTGGGGAAACCAGCGCGACGGCGTCGGCTTGATGTGGAAGTCGATCTCGCGCAACAAGCGATCGATCACGCTGGACCTGCGCTGCGCCGAAGGCCAGGCGCTGGTGCGCCGCCTGGTGGAGCATGCCGACGTGGCCATCTTCAACACCCGCCCCCAGACCTTGCGTAAATGGGGCCTGGATTACGAGAGCCTGCGCGCGGTCAACGACCGGATCGTGATGCTGCACATCACCGGTTACGGATTGAGCGGGCCGAAGAGTCAGCGCCCCGGGTTCGGCACGCTGGGGGAGGCGATGAGCGGATTCGCGCACATCACCGGTCAGGCCGGCGGTCCTCCCACCCTGCCGCCGTTCATGCTGGCTGACGGAATCGCGTCGCTGAACGCCGCTTACGCGGTGATGATGGCGCTATATCACCGCGACGTGCGCGGCGGCCCGGGGCAGTTGATCGACGTCAACCTGATCGATCCGCTGGCCCGGCTGCTGGAACAGACGCTGATGGGCTATGACCAGTTGGGTCTGGTGCCCGAGCGCTCCGGCAACCGGTGGGATATCTCCGCACCCCGCAACACCTATCGCACCGCCGACGACAAGTGGCTGGCCATGTCGGGCAGTTCACCGGCGCTGGCGCTGCGGGTGTTCCGGGCGATCGGCCGCAATGACTTGCTGGACGACGCGGACTTCTCCGACCCGCAGCGGCGGCTGGCCCGGGCCCGCGAAGTCGACGAGGTGGTCGCCGAATGGGTTGCCAACAAGACGCTTTCGGAGGCGATGGAGGTCTTCGACGCCCATGAGGTCGCCGCGGCCCCAGTCTATGACATCACCGATCTGGTCGCCGACGAACAGCTGGCGCACCGTGAGGTGTTCATCTCCGTCGACGACGCGCAGCTCGGGGCGATGAAGGTACAGGCGCCCGTTCCGCGGTTCTCGTCGGCATCCGGCACGGTCGGCCATCTCGGACCCGGCCTCGGCGAACACAACGCCGAGGTCTATGGCGAGCTACTCGGCTTGACTCCCAACGACATTGACGACCTGCGCGCCCGCGGCGTGTTGTGA
- a CDS encoding LLM class flavin-dependent oxidoreductase: MRTDKMALVAFMQAGSTSVYAGSWRHPATEHRYLDASYYAKIGRQLEEGCFDLMFFDDRLAMPGVYGGSVDEAVHYGARPVKLDLGVILGVLAQATSKIGLGATYSTTYYQPFHVARTFASLDHLSGGRAAWNVVTSVNDSEAQNFGVEAHLGHDERYDRADEFMDVVTGLWDTWEDDAVLHDRVSGHYADPSKVHELGHVGRFFSARGPLTVPRTPQGRPVIIQAGSSGRGREFASRWAELIFTGDPGIDVARSHYTDQKGRIADAGRDPAGVRICPMAYAVVGESEAHAKEREAMFLNDLVHPMASLTLLSELMNYDFAQHDLDDPVTDDLLDSVSGIRGLVQNLRTHIGGDTVTLRDLANHRATLLQGPRFVGTGEQVADQMADWFESGACDGFVLAATHLPGAFEDVVRMVVPELQRRRLFRTEYESSTLRGHLGLQRPSNSLAGAGANA; the protein is encoded by the coding sequence ATGCGCACCGACAAGATGGCCCTCGTTGCCTTCATGCAGGCCGGCAGCACCTCGGTCTACGCGGGCTCGTGGCGGCACCCCGCAACCGAGCACCGATACCTCGACGCGTCCTACTACGCCAAAATCGGCCGTCAGCTCGAAGAGGGCTGCTTCGACCTGATGTTCTTCGACGACCGACTGGCGATGCCGGGGGTCTACGGCGGATCCGTGGACGAAGCCGTCCATTACGGCGCCCGCCCGGTCAAGCTGGACCTCGGCGTGATCCTCGGGGTGCTGGCGCAGGCCACCTCCAAGATCGGGCTGGGCGCCACCTACTCGACGACGTATTACCAGCCGTTCCACGTCGCCAGAACTTTCGCCTCGCTGGATCACCTTTCGGGCGGCCGCGCCGCCTGGAACGTGGTCACCTCGGTCAACGACAGCGAAGCGCAGAACTTCGGCGTAGAGGCACACCTCGGCCACGACGAACGCTACGACCGCGCCGACGAATTCATGGATGTGGTGACCGGCCTCTGGGACACCTGGGAGGACGACGCCGTCCTGCACGACAGGGTGTCCGGGCACTACGCGGACCCGAGCAAGGTGCACGAGCTGGGGCACGTCGGCCGGTTCTTTTCCGCGCGCGGCCCGCTGACGGTGCCGCGCACGCCGCAGGGACGTCCGGTCATCATCCAGGCCGGATCGTCGGGTCGCGGACGCGAATTCGCTTCGCGCTGGGCCGAATTGATCTTCACCGGTGACCCGGGTATCGACGTCGCGCGCAGCCACTACACCGATCAGAAGGGTCGTATCGCCGACGCCGGCCGCGATCCCGCCGGGGTTCGCATCTGCCCCATGGCATACGCTGTCGTCGGCGAGTCGGAAGCCCACGCCAAGGAGCGCGAAGCCATGTTCCTCAACGATCTGGTTCATCCCATGGCATCCCTGACGCTGCTGTCGGAGTTGATGAATTACGACTTCGCGCAACACGATCTCGATGACCCGGTGACCGACGACCTGCTGGACTCGGTGTCCGGCATCCGCGGGCTGGTGCAGAACCTGCGCACGCATATCGGCGGGGACACGGTGACGCTACGTGACCTCGCCAACCATCGCGCCACCCTGCTACAGGGGCCGCGTTTCGTCGGCACCGGTGAACAGGTCGCCGACCAGATGGCCGACTGGTTCGAAAGCGGCGCCTGCGACGGATTCGTCCTGGCCGCAACGCATCTGCCCGGCGCATTCGAAGACGTCGTCCGCATGGTGGTCCCGGAACTGCAGCGCCGCCGGCTGTTCCGCACCGAATACGAATCCTCGACGCTGCGGGGACACCTTGGGCTGCAACGGCCTTCGAACAGCCTGGCGGGCGCCGGTGCGAATGCTTGA